A region of Lycium barbarum isolate Lr01 chromosome 3, ASM1917538v2, whole genome shotgun sequence DNA encodes the following proteins:
- the LOC132630827 gene encoding uncharacterized protein LOC132630827, with amino-acid sequence MQPPPGALQPHTAFARKWTHRKARENEARVVLPICRDVLDNLTDGQFVWQPYSEAIINGLPEWCRRGRVIWMAQVPLICGIYREWHMVDHVLRQFGRKQHIPGPCAEIDPFHYKRDKRYAITVEDQQNFTQMDFLWENRRQRVILAEYETQDLESLSEYFCWYRRHSRTFIGNPAHNVDRGYQHMAGRHEALALGHQESYRLAQQTIQDPTKSNEVKEIAEMFSHINTESMVAASLGTMLSFAPNYTPPAEYVEPPTVQVPRHQRPNVPRPAAHGNGRQSGNRQGRGPVDHQLVDEEEVRFDQDMSSSTMPAADDAYYPIIDFMSSSSTSAPEVQSPAIIRSEGPFQAFALSEPISLAVIAQQFDVQTSSSYGMTEGPLPAFTGQSSSIGRRLSFIDVSILTTQITQLTQIVSNIDVANDHSDESDSDIPLDHTETDDDHSFDDDGHSYEDITTRSDGNVSYHSNAIPYLNNTEEGPDDFAFMRDDGPVRSALWDCKKPEFIRSG; translated from the exons ATGCAGCCACCACCCGGGGCCCTTCAGCCACACACGGCTTTTGCACGAAAGTGGACTCATCGTAAAGCTCGCGAAAATGAGGCACGTGTTGTGCTACccatatgtagggatgtattggATAACCTAACAGATGGTCAG TTCGTGTGGCAGCCTTATTCAGAGGCCATCATTAATGGACTCCCTGAGTGGTGTCGGCGTGGTCGAGTTATTTGGATGGCGCAGGTTCCCCTTATTTGTGGGATCTATCGAGAGTGGCACATGGTAGACCACGTTCTCAGACAGTTCGGTAGGAAGCAACATATTCCGGGACCATGTGCTGAGATTGATCCTTTTCATTACAAACGTGACAAGCGGTATGCTATAACAGTGGAGGATCAACAAAATTTTACACAAATGGACTTTTTGTGGGAAAATCGTCGACAAAGGGTAATTCTGGCCGAGTATGAAACTCAAGACCTAGAGTCATTATCAgagtatttttgttggtatcgacgtcactcgcgcactttcataggaaatcctgcgcataatgtggatagaggataccaacacatggcaggcaggcatgaggcactg gctTTAGGACATCAAGAATCGTACAGGTTGGCTCAGCAGACTATCCAAGATCCAACCAAGTCTAATGAAGTGAAGGAAATAGCAGAGATGTTTAGCCACATTAATACAGAGTCCATGGTTGCTGCCTCTCTGGGGACGATGTTGAGTTTCGCTCCCAATTATACACCACCGGCAGAGTATGTTGAGCCGCCTACTGTGCAAGTACCTCGTCATCAACGTCCTAATGTACCAAGACCTGCGGCGCATGGTAATGGACGCCAATCAGGTAACAGACAAGGTCGAGGTCCCGTGGATCACCAGTTGGTTGATGAGGAAGAGGTTCGTTTTGATCAAGATATGTCCAGCTCAACGATGCCTGCAGCTGATGATGCATATTACCCAATAATAGATTTTATGTCCAGCTCATCGACGTCTGCTCCCGAGGTCCAATCACCAGCAATAATCAGAAGTGAGGGGCCTTTTCAGGCATTCGCATTGTCTGAGCCTATTAGCCTCGCAGTTATAGCCCAACAGTTTGATGTTCAGACAAGCAGCTCTTATGGGATGACTGAGGGGCCTTTACCTGCATTCACTGGACAGAGCTCTTCAATTGGGAGGAGACTGAGTTTTATCGACGTGAGTATTCTAACCACTCAAATAactcagctcacacaaattgtgagcaatatTGATGTAGCTAATGATCACTCCGATGAGTCAGATAGTGATATCCCATTAGATCACACAGAAACAGACGATGATCACTCATTTGATGATGATGGTCATTCTTATGAAGACATTACTACTCGAAGTGATGGTAACGTTAGCTACCATTCTAATGCGATTCCATATTTGAATAACACAGAAGAAGGCCCGGATGATTTTGCCTTCATGAGAGATGACGGTCCAGTTCGATCTGCACTTTGGGATTGTAAAAAACCTGAATTTATCAGATCAGGTTAG